TGTTCCGCATCGTGCAAGAGGCACTGACCAACGCCCGCAAGCACGCGGGAAGCGGCGCCCGCGCCCGCGTACGCCTCACGTACGGCGACCACGAGACGGTAGTGGACGTACGGGACGACGGAGAAGGGAGGGCCGGTGGCCCAGGGTCCGCACCGGGCTCCGGGTACGGCCTGATCGGCATGCGCGAACGCGTCGCGCTGCACGGCGGGTCCTTGCGGACGGGCCGGTGCGAAGGGCGGGGCTACCAGGTCACGGCGCGGTTGCCGCTGCCGAAGGAAGAAGGAGCACTGCGGTGAACGGAACGACGGACGGTACGAGCGGGGCGGGTGCGGTGGTGGCGGCGCACGGGACGGGCGGGGCGGACACGACGAGTGTGGCGGACACGACAGGGGCGGCCGTCCCCGCAGCCATCCGTGTACTGATCGCCGACGACCAACTCCTCGTACGCCGTGGCCTGGTCCTCATGCTCGGGCCCGAACCCGGCGTCGACGTCGTCGGTGAGGCCGCCGACGGCGCACAGGCCGTGGAACTCGCGAGGCGGCTGCGGCCCGACGTCGTCGTCATGGACATCCGCATGCCGGTGCTGGACGGCATCGCCGCCACCGAACAGCTCACCCGGCAGGTGCCGGGCTGCCGGGTGCTCGCGCTGAGCACCTTCGACATGGACGAGCACGTGGTCGGCGCCCTGCGCGCGGGCGCCTGCGGCTTCCTGCCCAAGGACATCTCGCCCGAGGAACTGGTCAGCGCCCTGCGCGTGGTCCACACCGGTGAGGCGGTGGTCGCCCCGCGCCTGCTGACCCGCCTGATCTCCTCGTACGTGACGGCTCCGCGGCAACCCGCGCGGCCGGCGGGGGCCGGGCCCGCGGGCGTCCTGGACGAGCTGACGCCGCGCGAGCGCGAGGTGTGGCGGCTGATCGCCGGCGGCCTGGACAACGCGGGGATCGCCGCCGAGATGTTCATCAGCCCGTCGACGGTGAAGAACCACATCACCGCGCTCTTCGCGAAGCTCCAGGTCCGCGACCGGGCGCAGGCGGTGATCGCCGCGTACGAGGCGGGCCTGATCACGGCGGGCGAACGCGGCTGACGAGCGCCGTTGGCGATGGCCATCGACGAGGGCGGTTCCTTCCCGTGGGGGGCGATGCGCTCAGCCCATGCCGGGCAGGTAGCGCGGCGCCATGCCACTTCGTGGAGCAGGACCAGTAGGTTCGGCGAGGTGGCCTGCGACAGTGAACGGGCTCCCGATTCACGCGACTCGTACGGGGACTTCCGAGGGTGGTGCCGTCAGGAGCCAGGTCCGGCCACACCCACGCCGAACACTCGTGGTGGGGTTCTCCCCCGTTCGAACGGACCCGCTGGCCGGACCTCGGAGAGGGAGGCAAGCCGGATGGATCGGCCTCTCCCGGTCCCGGAGGCTGAGCATGCAGCTCAGATGCTCACCGATCGGAGAACCAGTGTTCAGCTTGAAGTCCTCGCGCCGTACGGTGTCGCGCACCGCCGCAGGTTTCCTGGCCGCAGCGGGGTGCGTCGCCATGATGACCGGGAACGCCGAGGCCATCGTCAACGGGGAGGATTCGACGCAGCGGTACCCGTCCATGGTGTCGATCCCCGTGACGGGTGTGAACGACGCCACGTTCAAGGGCGTCTGCGGGGGAGCGCTGATCGACCGGCGATGGGTGCTCACCGCCGCCCACTGCGTGGACCCCACGCTGGTCACCCTGGACGGCACCGTCCGGGTCGGCAGCGAGTGGAAGGACTACGGGGGCACGGTCCGGTCCATCGCGAGGACGGTGTCCCACACCGGTTACAGGAACGGTGAGGACACCGGACCCAACCGCAACGACCTCGCTCTGGTCCTCCTGGACCGGCCGGTCGCGGAGAAGCCCGTCCGCATCGCCGGCCGCCCCGGCAGGCCGGGCACCCCGACGCGGATCCTGGGCTTCGGCAGGACCGACGACGCCCCCGAGGCCCCCTGGGTTTTCCCGAACCGGCTCCAGCAGCTCGACACCCGCCTGGGCGCGGTCTCCGACTGCGCCCCGGGCTACGCGGACAGCACCCGCCTGTGCACCACCAGCCAGGTGCCCGGCGCCATGGCGTGCAACGGCGACTCGGGCGGCCCACAGCTCCAGCGGAATCGCTCGGGACGCTGGGAACTCATCGGCGTCACCTCCGGTCCCGGCGCCCCGGGCGTGCGGTGCGGAGAAGGGCCGGGGCTCTATTCCAGCGCGCCCGCCCACGCGGACTGGATCCATCAGGAGATACGCCGCAGAGGCTGATGAGGGGTCCGGGCCACCGCCTCGCCGGGCGCAATGCCCGGCCGGGCGCGGGGTGGCAGGTCTCCACAACGTGATGCACGAGCACAACACCGCTGCGGTAGGCCACGCCCGTCCGCTGGCCGTCGCCCGCGACGCGGGCAAGGCCGCCTGCCTGTTCGGACTGGCCGTGCGGCGGATCGCCGGCCTCTCCCCCGGCGATGTGGAGACCGCCGCGAAGGACTCGGCTGTGATCGCGGACGCTGCCCGCACCTTGCCGCCCACCCTGCGCTCGCTCGAACTCACCGTCCTCGTGGGCTTCGACCAGGACCTCGGCTACGAAGCACCCGCTCGGCAACCGGATACGCGGCCCGCTCACCGGATCCACCCAGCCTGGAACGCGTTTTCGGCCCCAGCCGGTTGACGATCAGGCCGTCACCCGGCTGGGAACGCAGCGGAACTCCGGCCGCCCTGCGCAAAACCGGCCGCCGCGGACTCGTCGAACTGATCCGCCCCGAGCGGGGCTCAGCGGAGCAGCAGGTCGCGGATCGTCTCTGTGATCTCGTCGGGTGCCTCCTCGGCCATGAAGTGTCCTGCGCCGGTCAGCCTGTGGTCCAGGTCGGGCGCCCACGCGTGCCAGACCGCGGCGGCGTCGTAGCCCAGTCGCGCGCCCCAGTCCTGCTGGATCACCGTCACGGGCATGGCCAGCTGGGAACCGGCGTCCTGGTCCGCCCGGTCGTGTGTGACGTCGATGCCCGCCGAGGCCCGGTAGTCGGCGACGATCGAGGGCACGGCCGCGGCGCTCGCCCGCAGGTACGCGGACCGGACGGGGTCCGGCAGGGCGGCCGGGTTGCCGGCCCAGGCGTCGAGGAAGGAGCTGAAGAAGGCGTCGGCACTGTTCGTGATCATCGTCTCCGGCAGCCCGGGCGGCTGCGCCATGAGGAACAGGTGGTAGCCGACCGCCGCCGGGACACCGTGCAGGACGTCCCACATGTCCAGGGTCGGCACGAC
This sequence is a window from Streptomyces parvus. Protein-coding genes within it:
- a CDS encoding trypsin-like serine protease, which gives rise to MFSLKSSRRTVSRTAAGFLAAAGCVAMMTGNAEAIVNGEDSTQRYPSMVSIPVTGVNDATFKGVCGGALIDRRWVLTAAHCVDPTLVTLDGTVRVGSEWKDYGGTVRSIARTVSHTGYRNGEDTGPNRNDLALVLLDRPVAEKPVRIAGRPGRPGTPTRILGFGRTDDAPEAPWVFPNRLQQLDTRLGAVSDCAPGYADSTRLCTTSQVPGAMACNGDSGGPQLQRNRSGRWELIGVTSGPGAPGVRCGEGPGLYSSAPAHADWIHQEIRRRG
- a CDS encoding response regulator transcription factor produces the protein MADTTGAAVPAAIRVLIADDQLLVRRGLVLMLGPEPGVDVVGEAADGAQAVELARRLRPDVVVMDIRMPVLDGIAATEQLTRQVPGCRVLALSTFDMDEHVVGALRAGACGFLPKDISPEELVSALRVVHTGEAVVAPRLLTRLISSYVTAPRQPARPAGAGPAGVLDELTPREREVWRLIAGGLDNAGIAAEMFISPSTVKNHITALFAKLQVRDRAQAVIAAYEAGLITAGERG
- a CDS encoding alpha/beta fold hydrolase, which gives rise to MALTIPGFDHVRLPGTDGVELAAAVGGSGSPVVLLHGFPQTHLMWRHVAERLAGEHTVICPDLRGYGASDKPAATGPDVYSKRTMAADVVALAAALGHERFALVGHDRGALVAFRAGLDHPETLTHLGILDVVPTLDMWDVLHGVPAAVGYHLFLMAQPPGLPETMITNSADAFFSSFLDAWAGNPAALPDPVRSAYLRASAAAVPSIVADYRASAGIDVTHDRADQDAGSQLAMPVTVIQQDWGARLGYDAAAVWHAWAPDLDHRLTGAGHFMAEEAPDEITETIRDLLLR